A region of Chitinophaga horti DNA encodes the following proteins:
- a CDS encoding gliding motility-associated C-terminal domain-containing protein, translating to MKRLLFLVLLFVSSINIVYADHITGGEMFYTLRGFANGNYTYGVTIKLFKRCGDPVRNFPDPMYVSVFNRATNMRVRDLQVNKNRDEGLSYLSNDPCITNPPLICYTVGYYEFEITLPGNVEGYLLASQVTFRIAGINNLTGGYSQIGATYTAEIPGTLNAPSNPENNSAKFIGSDLVVVCANNSFNYSFAASDADNDQLRYSFCDAYQTTGLTGGGGGGGGGGGGGGGGGGGNNSQPAKDPPYDGVPYGGEFSGSLPLGSNVRIDPNTGLITGIAPDVGIYVVTVCVQEIRNGVTIATQRKDLQINITSCTIAAASLLPEYMLCGNTQSIAVDNRSTSPLISTYNWEFTDALSNTVYSSTDPVAQYTFPNAGTYTIKLVINRGQTCPDSTTATARVYPGFVPDFTVDGSCFNKATSFTDRTTTVYGSVNSWNWDFGENFFFNDVATTQNASYTYPSIGAKSVRLIVGNTVGCLDTLDAPFDMLDKPTIHLAYRDTLICPPDQLQLLASGNGIFNWTPTPGMTASNTATPTVAPTATTKYFVTLDNDGCINTDSVTIRTVPFVSLRAPADTTICAGDPIMLNTVSNGLRYTWSPDEQVNDASVRSPIAFTRTTTTYSVTATISGCTATDQVTVRTVPYPAANAGRDMLICYDATAQLHGTIVGSSYVWTNTGTLTDAGTLDPVSKPTAAVTDYILYAYDVQGCPKPGSDTVRVTMLPEIQALSGNDTAVVIGQPLQFSASGGVQYEWTPAANLSSSTIANPMGTFFTPSNGINYKVYVLNEAGCVDSSTLRVKVYSTLPAVFVPTGFTPNNDGVNDWVRPISAGIASIEYFRIFNRWGEMVYSGNVAGKGWDGTINGKPQGVGVYVWMVKAKDYLGGDFSQSGTVTLIR from the coding sequence ATGAAGCGACTTTTATTCCTTGTACTCCTGTTTGTCAGCAGCATAAACATTGTATACGCCGACCATATTACCGGCGGGGAGATGTTTTATACCCTGAGAGGCTTTGCCAATGGAAACTATACTTACGGTGTTACCATCAAATTATTCAAACGTTGCGGTGATCCGGTGCGTAACTTCCCGGACCCGATGTATGTGAGCGTTTTTAACCGCGCCACGAACATGCGCGTCCGCGACCTGCAGGTGAACAAAAACCGGGACGAGGGCTTAAGTTATCTCAGCAACGACCCGTGTATCACCAATCCGCCACTCATTTGTTACACCGTAGGTTATTATGAATTTGAAATCACACTTCCCGGTAATGTGGAAGGTTACCTGTTAGCTTCGCAGGTGACGTTTCGTATTGCGGGCATCAATAACCTGACCGGCGGTTACAGCCAGATAGGCGCTACCTATACCGCCGAAATTCCCGGTACGTTAAATGCGCCCAGCAACCCGGAAAACAACAGTGCGAAATTCATTGGCAGCGACCTGGTAGTGGTGTGTGCGAACAACTCTTTCAACTACAGTTTTGCCGCTTCTGATGCAGATAATGATCAACTCCGCTATTCCTTTTGCGATGCTTACCAAACGACCGGCCTTACCGGCGGCGGTGGTGGTGGCGGAGGAGGTGGTGGCGGTGGAGGCGGCGGTGGAGGCGGTAACAACTCGCAACCCGCTAAAGATCCTCCGTACGATGGCGTGCCTTATGGCGGGGAATTCAGTGGCTCGCTGCCGTTAGGTTCCAATGTAAGAATAGATCCTAATACAGGCTTAATAACCGGCATAGCGCCGGATGTAGGCATTTACGTAGTGACGGTATGCGTGCAGGAAATACGCAACGGCGTCACGATTGCCACGCAGCGAAAAGACTTACAGATCAACATTACCTCCTGCACGATCGCAGCCGCCTCGCTGTTGCCGGAGTATATGTTGTGCGGCAATACACAAAGTATAGCGGTGGACAATCGCTCCACCAGTCCGCTCATCAGCACTTACAACTGGGAGTTTACTGATGCACTGTCCAACACTGTTTATAGCAGCACCGATCCGGTGGCGCAATACACCTTTCCTAACGCCGGTACCTATACGATAAAACTGGTGATCAATCGCGGACAAACTTGTCCGGACAGCACCACCGCCACAGCCCGGGTATACCCGGGCTTTGTGCCTGACTTCACGGTGGACGGCAGTTGCTTTAACAAGGCGACGAGTTTTACCGATCGTACCACCACCGTGTATGGCAGCGTTAATTCCTGGAACTGGGATTTTGGCGAAAACTTTTTCTTTAACGATGTGGCCACCACGCAAAACGCCAGCTACACCTATCCCAGCATCGGGGCAAAATCAGTGCGCCTGATCGTAGGAAACACCGTTGGCTGCCTGGACACCCTCGATGCGCCGTTCGACATGCTGGACAAACCCACGATCCACCTTGCTTACAGGGATACGTTGATTTGTCCGCCCGACCAGCTGCAGCTGCTCGCCTCCGGCAATGGTATTTTCAACTGGACGCCCACGCCAGGCATGACTGCCAGCAACACCGCCACGCCCACCGTAGCACCAACGGCTACGACTAAATACTTTGTGACGCTGGATAACGACGGCTGTATCAACACCGACTCCGTAACCATCCGCACCGTGCCTTTCGTGAGCTTACGCGCACCGGCCGACACGACTATTTGCGCAGGCGATCCCATCATGCTCAATACCGTTTCTAATGGACTGCGTTATACATGGTCACCGGACGAGCAGGTGAACGATGCCAGCGTGCGCAGCCCGATCGCCTTTACGCGAACAACAACGACCTACTCCGTCACCGCCACGATCAGCGGTTGTACCGCCACCGACCAGGTAACGGTACGCACCGTGCCCTACCCCGCTGCCAATGCCGGCCGCGATATGCTGATCTGTTACGATGCCACTGCCCAGTTGCACGGCACCATCGTGGGCAGCTCCTACGTTTGGACAAACACTGGCACACTCACGGATGCGGGCACACTGGACCCGGTGTCGAAACCAACGGCGGCGGTTACAGATTACATCCTGTACGCCTACGACGTGCAGGGTTGCCCGAAGCCTGGCTCCGACACCGTGCGGGTGACGATGCTGCCTGAGATACAGGCGCTCAGCGGTAATGACACCGCTGTAGTTATCGGCCAGCCCCTGCAATTCAGCGCGAGCGGCGGCGTACAATACGAGTGGACGCCGGCAGCCAACTTATCGTCCAGCACGATCGCTAACCCGATGGGTACGTTTTTTACACCGTCGAATGGCATCAACTATAAAGTGTATGTGCTGAATGAAGCGGGATGCGTGGACTCCTCCACCCTGCGCGTGAAAGTATATTCTACCTTACCGGCCGTGTTTGTGCCTACCGGTTTTACGCCGAACAACGATGGTGTGAACGACTGGGTGCGGCCGATATCTGCAGGCATTGCCTCGATCGAATACTTCCGCATTTTTAACCGCTGGGGTGAAATGGTATACAGTGGGAACGTTGCAGGCAAAGGGTGGGATGGCACCATCAATGGTAAGCCGCAAGGTGTGGGCGTATATGTTTGGATGGTGAAGGCGAAAGACTATCTGGGGGGCGACTTTTCGCAGAGCGGAACGGTTACACTCATTCGTTAA
- a CDS encoding LacI family DNA-binding transcriptional regulator yields the protein MKTANITIKDIAKALNLSLSTVSRALKSSYKISEATQQLVKDYAAEHHYRPNLMAQSLKNKNSRCIGVALCAIPNSFYAEVISGIEAVANERDYLVIVTQNFESYGKELKNLENLTWRSIDGLLVSLSAETQDVSHFKKMQEQGLPMVFFDRVPADMQAHKITTDNFGGAFEAVNHLIQNGRRRIAYVTSAPCLSVTRERLEGYKAALEQNGLPVDETYVKYCGHSGMHTEEVEQALDELMCLPAPPDAIFAGSDRITMHACTLLRKRHIPIPEQVALAGFSNFASPELIDPPLTTVKQSAFEMGAAAARLMIELIESKRPVTQFRTMVLPAELCVRDSSAALALL from the coding sequence ATGAAAACAGCAAACATCACGATAAAAGATATCGCTAAGGCGTTGAATCTTTCTTTGTCCACCGTGTCGCGGGCATTGAAGAGCAGTTACAAGATCAGTGAGGCCACGCAGCAGCTCGTGAAGGACTATGCGGCCGAGCATCACTATCGGCCTAACCTGATGGCGCAAAGCCTGAAAAATAAGAACAGCCGCTGTATTGGCGTTGCCCTGTGCGCTATCCCCAACAGTTTTTATGCGGAAGTGATCAGCGGCATCGAAGCCGTAGCGAACGAGCGCGACTACCTGGTCATCGTTACGCAGAACTTCGAATCCTACGGTAAGGAACTGAAAAACCTCGAAAACCTTACCTGGCGCTCGATCGACGGACTACTGGTGTCATTATCTGCCGAAACGCAGGACGTATCTCACTTTAAAAAGATGCAGGAACAGGGGTTGCCGATGGTATTTTTCGACCGGGTGCCCGCAGACATGCAGGCGCATAAAATCACCACAGATAATTTTGGCGGCGCCTTTGAAGCCGTTAATCACCTCATACAAAACGGTCGCCGCCGCATCGCTTACGTGACCAGCGCCCCTTGCCTTTCCGTCACCCGCGAAAGGCTGGAGGGTTACAAGGCCGCGCTGGAGCAAAACGGCCTGCCGGTAGATGAAACTTACGTTAAATATTGCGGGCACAGCGGCATGCATACCGAAGAAGTGGAGCAGGCCCTGGACGAACTGATGTGTTTACCTGCCCCGCCGGATGCCATCTTTGCCGGCTCCGACCGTATTACCATGCACGCCTGTACCCTGCTGCGCAAGCGGCACATCCCGATACCGGAACAGGTGGCGCTGGCCGGCTTTTCTAATTTCGCTTCGCCGGAACTCATTGATCCACCGCTTACTACGGTAAAACAATCCGCCTTTGAAATGGGTGCCGCTGCTGCACGGCTGATGATAGAACTGATTGAAAGCAAACGACCCGTCACGCAATTCCGGACGATGGTGTTGCCAGCAGAACTCTGCGTGCGCGACTCCTCTGCCGCCCTCGCATTGCTGTAA
- a CDS encoding LacI family DNA-binding transcriptional regulator: MKKKISIYDIAREMNVSSATVSYVLNGKAAQKRISASLAQRIITHAREVGYRPNMIAKSLRTGKTRTIGMLVEDIADPFFGTAARIMEGIARQRGYHLFYASTANDAEVAKGLLDVFRSAQADGYIIAPPPGLVAEIQALQEDGLPVVLFDRYCPGLPSANVVADNFGGAYKATRHLLQNGFRRIGLVTSDSSQVQMTDRLRGYAQAIEEADCPPLILQTSAAAKQDIIDFLERHTELDALLFTTGYLTMSGLEALAHLQLRAPEDIAVVSFDDHPHFSLFSPAVTAVAQPVQTIAETVIGRLIDSLESNTPLALQTDILPISLIIRDSSARVAVQHR; encoded by the coding sequence GTGAAGAAAAAGATCTCCATATACGATATTGCGCGTGAGATGAATGTGTCGTCCGCCACGGTGTCTTACGTGTTAAACGGTAAGGCCGCACAGAAACGCATCAGCGCATCGCTGGCGCAGCGTATCATCACGCATGCCCGCGAAGTTGGGTACCGCCCTAACATGATCGCGAAAAGCCTGCGTACGGGCAAAACGCGTACGATCGGTATGCTGGTGGAAGACATTGCTGATCCGTTCTTCGGCACCGCCGCCCGTATCATGGAAGGCATCGCCCGGCAAAGGGGGTATCACTTGTTTTATGCCAGCACGGCCAATGATGCCGAAGTGGCAAAGGGCTTGCTGGACGTGTTCCGCAGCGCGCAGGCCGACGGTTACATCATTGCACCGCCACCAGGTTTAGTGGCAGAAATACAGGCTTTACAGGAAGATGGGCTGCCCGTTGTACTGTTCGACCGGTATTGCCCCGGACTACCGAGCGCCAACGTGGTCGCCGACAATTTCGGCGGCGCGTACAAAGCCACCCGTCACCTGCTGCAAAACGGCTTCCGCCGAATTGGCCTGGTAACCTCTGATTCGTCGCAGGTGCAGATGACCGACCGGCTACGAGGTTACGCGCAAGCCATAGAAGAAGCCGACTGTCCGCCATTGATCCTACAAACCTCGGCAGCTGCCAAACAGGATATCATCGATTTTCTCGAACGACATACGGAATTGGACGCGTTGTTATTTACCACCGGCTACCTCACCATGAGCGGCCTGGAAGCCCTGGCGCACCTGCAACTCCGCGCCCCGGAAGATATTGCAGTAGTCAGCTTCGACGATCATCCGCATTTTTCGCTGTTCAGTCCGGCCGTTACAGCAGTTGCCCAGCCGGTACAAACGATCGCCGAAACGGTAATCGGCCGACTGATCGACAGTCTCGAATCCAATACACCGCTGGCATTACAAACAGATATCCTGCCCATCTCGCTTATCATTCGCGATTCGTCGGCGCGTGTAGCGGTGCAGCATCGCTAA
- a CDS encoding ROK family protein: MQTTDQHVLGIDIGGSHITAGLVNIKAFTLDDNTVVRLRVDSHAPARDIIHNWSEAINSVWEKAGTGPTRIGIAMPGPFDYANGISLIDKQFHKYEALFRLNVRNMLAESAGIPSSHVLMRNDAEAFLEGEVLGGAARGFDPAIGITLGTGIGSARSHKGITTDAELSVTPYLDGMAEDYTAIRFFLRRYQELSGQPAKDVRAIAEAVPTDPIAAQVFREFSVHLGVFLRHFIKLDQPQVLVIGGNIANAWPIFEADLRKEVGELFDGVEVRIAALGEAAALIGGACCWQYA; the protein is encoded by the coding sequence ATGCAAACAACCGATCAACACGTTTTAGGCATCGACATCGGCGGCTCGCATATTACTGCGGGGCTCGTCAATATCAAAGCTTTCACTTTGGATGATAACACTGTAGTGCGGCTGCGGGTAGACAGTCACGCGCCCGCTCGAGACATCATACACAACTGGTCGGAGGCCATTAATTCCGTATGGGAAAAGGCCGGCACCGGTCCTACACGTATTGGCATCGCCATGCCCGGGCCTTTTGATTACGCCAACGGCATCAGCCTGATCGATAAACAGTTTCATAAGTACGAGGCTTTGTTCAGGCTCAATGTGCGCAACATGCTGGCCGAAAGTGCCGGCATCCCGTCTTCCCATGTTTTAATGCGAAATGATGCAGAAGCCTTCCTGGAAGGCGAAGTGCTGGGCGGCGCTGCACGGGGTTTCGATCCGGCGATTGGTATTACGTTGGGTACGGGCATTGGTTCTGCGCGCAGTCACAAAGGCATCACTACGGATGCGGAATTGAGTGTAACACCTTACCTGGATGGGATGGCAGAAGATTATACCGCCATCCGTTTCTTCCTGAGAAGATACCAGGAATTAAGCGGCCAGCCGGCTAAAGATGTTCGCGCTATTGCAGAAGCCGTGCCCACCGATCCGATTGCAGCACAGGTGTTCCGGGAGTTTAGCGTACACCTGGGCGTATTCCTGCGTCATTTCATCAAACTGGATCAACCCCAAGTGCTGGTGATCGGCGGCAATATCGCAAATGCCTGGCCTATCTTCGAAGCAGACCTGCGTAAAGAAGTTGGTGAATTGTTCGACGGGGTAGAAGTGCGCATTGCTGCCCTGGGCGAAGCTGCCGCGCTTATCGGCGGTGCCTGCTGCTGGCAATACGCGTAG
- a CDS encoding VOC family protein: MATQQIIPYISFNGTCEEALAFYKDVFGGKVEIVTRYDNPAMNAPEAYRNKILHARFYADGITIFASDVMPGKTAKGTSGDVALSIAYETAEEGKQVFDGLSAGGDVHIPFKKQFWGDYHGNFTDKYGIRWMVNTGNDGK, encoded by the coding sequence ATGGCCACTCAGCAAATCATTCCCTACATCAGCTTCAATGGTACTTGCGAAGAGGCGCTGGCATTCTATAAAGATGTTTTCGGCGGCAAAGTGGAAATCGTGACTCGTTATGACAATCCCGCTATGAATGCACCGGAAGCCTATCGTAATAAAATCTTGCACGCACGGTTTTATGCTGATGGTATTACCATTTTTGCCAGTGATGTAATGCCCGGCAAAACCGCCAAAGGCACCAGCGGTGACGTGGCGCTTTCCATCGCTTACGAAACCGCCGAAGAAGGCAAGCAAGTATTCGACGGATTGTCGGCCGGAGGCGATGTACACATCCCTTTCAAGAAACAGTTCTGGGGCGACTACCACGGCAATTTTACAGATAAATACGGCATCCGCTGGATGGTGAATACAGGTAATGACGGAAAATAA
- a CDS encoding alpha-ketoglutarate-dependent dioxygenase AlkB family protein, which yields MTENNLLPFDGEAYLFPQLFTAAESDTFFRRLQQETAWKQEPIKMFGKEVMQPRLTAWYGDADKSYTYSGITMQPRAWNEVLTTIKTKVESAAQQVFSSALLNYYRNGQDSMGWHRDNEKQLGINPVIASVSFGAARTFKLRHYEKKAPVVSLELTHGSLLLMAGTTQHHWEHALPKTTKVQEGRINITFRKILY from the coding sequence ATGACGGAAAATAACTTACTACCATTCGACGGCGAAGCTTACCTGTTCCCGCAGCTTTTTACAGCGGCGGAAAGCGATACCTTTTTCCGCCGCCTGCAGCAGGAAACCGCCTGGAAGCAGGAGCCTATCAAAATGTTCGGCAAAGAAGTAATGCAGCCTCGCCTCACCGCCTGGTACGGCGATGCGGATAAAAGTTATACTTATTCCGGCATCACGATGCAGCCTCGGGCCTGGAACGAGGTGTTAACTACCATTAAAACAAAAGTGGAAAGCGCAGCACAGCAAGTGTTTTCCAGCGCCCTGCTGAATTACTACCGGAACGGGCAGGATAGTATGGGCTGGCATCGCGATAACGAAAAGCAACTCGGCATTAACCCGGTTATCGCTTCTGTCAGTTTTGGCGCTGCCCGCACTTTTAAGCTGCGTCATTATGAAAAGAAGGCACCTGTCGTGTCGCTGGAACTCACGCATGGCAGCCTGTTATTGATGGCGGGCACTACCCAACACCATTGGGAACACGCCCTCCCCAAAACCACGAAGGTGCAGGAAGGGCGTATCAATATTACTTTCAGGAAGATTTTATACTAA
- a CDS encoding 2-hydroxyacid dehydrogenase, producing the protein MKITFFSTQPYDKTFFDEHNHAYGYTLEYQDTQLNRQTVSLAEGSEAVCVFVNDKVDEPVIAALAAGGTKIIALRCAGFNNVDLEAAKKHGLRVCRVPAYSPEAVAEHALAMILTLNRKTHKAYNRVREQNFSLNGLLGFDIHGKTVGVVGTGNIGKAFARLLHGFNCKVIAYDIVADESLVRSGVQYAPLETLLAQSDIISLHCPLNDQTRHLINKKTLEGVKKGVMLINTSRGGLVCTQDVIDALKSGTIGYLGIDVYEQEEKLFFRDLSANIIQDDMIQRLMSFPNVLVTAHQAFFTHEALVQIAETTLGNIKSITETGEAVNKAASLV; encoded by the coding sequence ATGAAGATCACTTTCTTTTCCACCCAGCCCTACGACAAAACATTTTTCGACGAACACAATCACGCTTACGGCTACACCCTGGAATACCAGGACACACAGCTGAACAGGCAAACCGTTTCACTTGCGGAAGGCAGTGAAGCCGTTTGCGTGTTCGTGAACGACAAAGTTGATGAACCAGTGATTGCCGCATTGGCAGCGGGTGGCACAAAGATCATCGCCCTTCGCTGTGCCGGCTTTAATAACGTTGACCTGGAAGCCGCTAAGAAGCATGGCCTCCGCGTTTGCCGCGTACCCGCCTACTCCCCGGAAGCTGTGGCTGAACATGCACTGGCGATGATACTCACGCTGAACCGTAAAACACACAAGGCGTATAACCGGGTGCGTGAACAAAACTTTTCGCTGAATGGGTTACTCGGCTTCGACATCCATGGTAAAACGGTGGGTGTTGTGGGTACGGGCAACATTGGTAAGGCATTTGCCCGCCTGCTGCATGGCTTTAATTGTAAAGTGATTGCTTATGATATTGTGGCAGATGAATCGCTCGTAAGATCGGGCGTACAGTATGCCCCGTTGGAAACGCTGCTGGCGCAGTCGGACATCATTTCTCTCCACTGCCCGCTGAACGATCAAACCCGGCATCTTATCAATAAAAAAACACTGGAAGGTGTGAAGAAAGGCGTGATGCTGATCAATACCAGCCGTGGCGGACTTGTTTGTACCCAGGATGTGATCGACGCACTGAAGTCCGGCACGATCGGCTATTTGGGCATCGATGTGTATGAGCAGGAGGAAAAGTTGTTTTTCCGCGACCTGTCGGCCAACATCATACAGGACGATATGATCCAGCGGTTGATGAGTTTTCCGAATGTACTCGTAACGGCGCACCAGGCCTTCTTTACCCACGAAGCGCTGGTGCAGATTGCGGAGACGACGCTGGGTAACATCAAAAGTATAACCGAGACAGGTGAGGCCGTGAATAAGGCAGCATCCTTAGTATAA
- the egtD gene encoding L-histidine N(alpha)-methyltransferase: MKTLALLQQPPVIRKTPGQFYTDVLKGLSADNKYLDSKYFYDAAGDKLFQDIMRCPEYYLTGCELEILEQQSRDIALTLCALCSTFDVVELGAGDASKTSILLKQILDMGLDYTYFPIDISGSMIGYLEKTLPRQLPGLKVHGLNGEYIEMLKASASLTAKKRAVLFMGASIGNVPPQEAAVFLKKIREQLRPGDILITGFDLKKDPATILAAYNDAAGITREFNLNLLRRINRELGANFDTTKFEHYPIYDPGTGSCKSYLISTQEQEVHLEDACIHFAKDEAIYMEISQKYSLADIDRLAREAGFRSVRQFTDRRDWFVDAMWQSC; this comes from the coding sequence ATGAAAACACTTGCTTTACTACAACAGCCGCCTGTTATCCGCAAAACCCCTGGTCAGTTTTATACCGATGTACTTAAAGGACTGAGCGCCGATAACAAGTACCTCGACTCCAAATATTTTTACGATGCGGCCGGCGACAAGCTGTTCCAGGACATTATGCGATGCCCCGAGTATTATCTCACGGGCTGTGAGTTGGAAATACTGGAACAACAAAGCCGCGACATCGCACTCACGCTTTGTGCGCTGTGCTCTACTTTCGACGTGGTGGAACTTGGTGCAGGGGACGCGAGTAAGACGAGCATCCTGCTGAAACAGATACTGGACATGGGACTGGATTATACTTACTTTCCCATCGATATATCCGGTAGCATGATCGGCTACCTGGAAAAAACATTGCCACGGCAACTGCCCGGCTTAAAGGTGCACGGCCTGAACGGTGAATATATCGAGATGCTGAAAGCCAGTGCCTCACTCACCGCTAAAAAACGCGCCGTGTTGTTCATGGGCGCCAGCATTGGCAATGTACCGCCGCAGGAAGCAGCGGTGTTTTTAAAGAAGATACGGGAGCAATTACGCCCGGGCGACATCCTCATCACCGGCTTCGATCTGAAGAAAGATCCTGCTACGATACTGGCCGCGTACAATGATGCTGCGGGTATTACCCGTGAGTTCAACCTGAACCTGCTACGCCGCATCAACCGTGAGTTAGGAGCAAATTTCGATACGACGAAGTTCGAGCACTACCCTATTTACGACCCCGGTACAGGTAGCTGTAAAAGTTACCTGATCAGCACCCAAGAGCAGGAAGTGCATCTCGAAGATGCCTGCATTCACTTTGCGAAGGACGAAGCGATCTATATGGAGATATCGCAGAAATACAGTCTGGCCGACATCGACCGCCTGGCGCGGGAAGCCGGCTTCCGGAGCGTGCGGCAGTTTACTGACAGGCGCGACTGGTTTGTGGATGCGATGTGGCAAAGTTGCTGA
- the egtB gene encoding ergothioneine biosynthesis protein EgtB: protein MTLKEKYATTRQRTERICAPLHTEDYVVQPVADVSPPKWHLGHTTWFFETLILKPYLKGYMEYDANFNFVFNSYYESLGVRVVRTQRGNLSRPTVNEIYKYRVYVDEAMQLLLEQPLTPELETLIVLGCNHEEQHQELLWTDIKYILGHNPLLPPYEESQPSAWATPPAPSFTHIKAGQYQIGYTGDGFCYDNELNPHTVYLQEAEIANQLVTNREYLEFINIGGYKQFQHWHSEGWDWVQNNDIKAPLYWLQVDGQWQHYTLHGLKRLELDEPVAHVSYYEAAAFAAWKGYRLPTEFEWEAASGQFEWGQRWEWTESAYLPYPGFQRVPGPVGEYNGKFMVNQKVLRGASAFTPPGHSRATYRNFFHAHVRWQLTGIRLAR, encoded by the coding sequence ATGACATTGAAAGAAAAATACGCCACCACGCGGCAACGTACGGAAAGGATATGTGCCCCGCTGCATACGGAGGATTACGTGGTACAGCCGGTTGCGGATGTGAGTCCGCCCAAGTGGCACCTGGGGCATACGACTTGGTTCTTTGAAACACTGATACTGAAGCCTTACTTAAAAGGCTACATGGAATACGATGCGAACTTCAATTTCGTGTTTAACAGTTACTACGAAAGTTTGGGTGTACGTGTCGTACGCACGCAGCGTGGTAACCTGAGCCGCCCGACCGTAAACGAGATCTATAAATACCGCGTATATGTAGATGAGGCCATGCAGTTGCTGCTGGAACAGCCGCTCACGCCGGAACTGGAAACGCTCATCGTACTGGGATGCAATCACGAAGAGCAGCACCAGGAGTTATTGTGGACGGACATCAAGTATATACTGGGCCACAACCCGCTGCTGCCGCCTTATGAGGAGAGTCAGCCCAGCGCCTGGGCCACGCCACCGGCACCATCGTTCACACACATCAAGGCAGGCCAGTACCAGATTGGTTATACGGGCGATGGATTTTGTTATGATAATGAATTGAACCCGCATACCGTTTATCTGCAGGAAGCCGAGATCGCCAATCAACTGGTAACGAACCGCGAGTACCTGGAGTTCATCAACATCGGCGGCTACAAACAATTCCAGCACTGGCATTCCGAGGGTTGGGACTGGGTACAAAACAATGACATAAAGGCTCCGCTCTACTGGCTGCAAGTGGATGGGCAGTGGCAGCATTACACCCTGCACGGCCTCAAACGGCTGGAACTCGATGAGCCCGTAGCGCACGTCAGCTACTACGAAGCTGCTGCCTTCGCCGCCTGGAAAGGTTACCGCCTGCCCACGGAGTTCGAATGGGAAGCAGCTTCCGGGCAATTTGAATGGGGACAGCGTTGGGAATGGACGGAAAGCGCCTACCTGCCTTACCCCGGTTTTCAACGTGTACCCGGCCCCGTGGGAGAATACAATGGTAAATTTATGGTGAACCAGAAAGTGCTGCGCGGCGCATCTGCCTTTACCCCACCCGGTCACAGTCGCGCTACATACCGAAACTTTTTTCACGCACATGTACGCTGGCAGCTTACGGGCATCCGGCTGGCACGCTAA